The genomic DNA GTGGCCGCACCCCAGTGGATCGGCAGGGCGTCGGCGGCGCCGCTGTGGGACGTGAGCCTGATGTGGCGGGCAGAGCCCCGGGGCGGGACCGCACGCGGTGGCCCCGATGCTGCGTCTGATTCGAGGACCATCGACATCGCTCCTTCCGGCAAGCTCCAGTCAACCCTGAAACGGCCGGGTGTGCAGCGGTACCGCCGGACCGCCTGGCCGGCAGGCAGATCAGTAGACGTCGCGGACGTAGCGCTTGTCGGCGATCAGCTCACGTTTGTATTCGTGCGCTGCCGATTCCGACATGCCGCCGTGGGCCTTGATGATGTTGGTGAGCGTCACGTCGACGTCCTTGGCCATCCGCGCCGCGTCGCCGCACACGTAGAAGTGCGCGCCATCCTCGAGCCACCGCCACAGAATCTCGCCGTGCTCGCGCATCCGGTGCTGTACGTACACCCGGCGCGCCTGGTCCCGCGAGAACGCGGTGTCGAGCCGGGTCAGCAGACCGTCGGCGGCGAAGGCCTCCAATTCGTCTTGGTAGTAATAGTTTTCGGCCCGGTGCTGGTCGCCGAAGAACAGCCAGTTGCGGCCGGTGTGCCCCAGTGCCCGGCGCTCGTGCAGGAAGCCACGGAACGGCGCGATGCCGGTGCCGGGGCCAACCATGATCATGGGGGTCAGCGCATCCTCGGGCGGCCGGAAGTGGGGCGCCGACTGCAGGAATACCGGCACCGTCTGCGCCCGGTCGGCGAGGTAGGTGGACGCGACGCCGTGCCGGATACCGCCGCGGGCGCCCTCGTAACGGACCACCGACACGGTCAGCTGCACCTCGTCAGGGCTCACCAGCGGGCTGGACGAGATGGAGTACGAGCGTGGCGCCAGGCGCACCAACGCATCTCGCCACTCCTCGGGTTCGGCCCGGACCTTGAACTCTTCCACCAGGTCCAGGCCGGTGCGGCCGTCCAGCCAGCGGTCGCGTTCTTCGCGGGGCGCCCGCAGCACCTTGGCCCGGCTGCGTTCGGCCAGGAAGTTGATCAGGGTCGGCGAGACCTTGCAGATGTCGTAGGACGTGGTCAGCGCATCGCGAAGCGCGGCTTCGCCGCCGTCGATCTCGATGACCTCGTCACCGGAGAGCCCGGTGGCCGCCAGCCATGCCGACACGGTCTCCGGGCAGTTGGCCACCACCACGCCAAGCGCATCGCCGACGCCATAGCTGACATCGTGGCCGGACAGGTCGAAGCCGATCTGGCGGACTTCCTTCGTGCCACCGGTGGTCAGCAGGGTGTTGCGGCACAACGGGACCGGCAGCGGGCTGTTGCGGGTGAACGGCTTGGCGGGCTTGGGAGCGGGCTTGGCAGGCGCGGCCGGAGCGACGGGTGCGGTCGGCGCCGACGGGGCGGCCGCGGCCAGCTCGACGACAGCGTCGGACCACTGCGCGATCGGCTCGTCGTCGTAGGCCTCGCAGTCCGCGCGGTCGAGCAGCGCGGTGGCCCCGAGCTCGGTGAAGCGGCCGTCGAGGGATTTGGCGTAGCCGCAGAAGTTGTCGTATGCGCGGTCGCCGATCCCGAGCACGGAGTACCGCAGCCCGGACAGATCCGGCGCATCGGCCGCACTCAGGCGAGCCCAGAAGTCGGCTCCGTTGTCGGGCGGTCCGCCATCACCGAAAGTGCTTGTCACAACCAGGACTTCGCCTGCGGCGGCGACATCGTCCAACGCGGTGTCGTCCAGCACCTGCAGGCGGGCCCCCGCGATCTTCGCGGCCAGTCCGGCGGCGAACTCCTCGGCGGTGCCGGTCTGCGACGCCCACAGCACCAGCGGGCCCGAGGGCGCCGCCTCTGGCTCGGGCCGGACATCGATGGCGGCAACCGGGGCCGAGACACTGTGCGCACCGGCCAGCGCCCCGTCGACCCACAGCCGCACCACGGGGCTGACAGGCGCCGACGCGGGCAGCACGGGGACCCCGGTGGAGTGTCCGATGCCACTGAAAAATCCTGACAGATAAACCTTTTCAGTGTCGTCGAGCGCGGGCGGCCCGGCCAGGCCGAGTGCGGCGGCCAGCGGGTGGAGCTCGGTACCAGTGGGTGCGGCAACAGCTGCGGCGGCGCGCTCGACCACGACCGGCGCCAACCGCACCGCGCACACCTTGAATTCGGGCTGCAACGAATCGGGGTCCACCGCATCGTTGGTGACGGCGTTGATCGTGAGCTGATCACCCTGTTGGTCGTTCCAGTGGAACGGCGCGAAGCAGTTGCCCGGCCGCACCCGGTCCGTCAGGACGGCCGGCAGGACCGCGGTGCCACGGCGCGATGACACCTCGACAGCCGCTCCGTCGGTGATGCCGAGGCCGGCCGCGTCGGTGGGGTGAATCTCGATGAACGGCTTCCCGGTGAGCTTGTTGAGCTTCTCGACCTTCCCGGTCTTGGTCATGGTGTGCCACTGGTGTTGCAGCCGGCCGGTGTTCAGCACCAACGGGAATTCGTCGTCGGGCAGCTCGGTGGCGTCCATGTGCGGGCGCGCGTGGAACACCGCCCGCCGCGAGGGCGTCGGGAACGCCAGCCGCGGCTGGTGCCCGTCGGCGCCGACGAACAGGTCCTGGCTGATGCCGTCGTTGAGGTAGCGGATCGGGTTCCGATCGCCGCTGTCCGGCGGGCAGGGCCACTGCAGCGGGGTCTCCCGCAGGCGCTCGTAGGTCACGCCGCTGATGTCGTAACCGGTCCGGCGGTTGGCGAACTGGCGGATTTCGGCGAATACGTGCTCGCTGGACTTGTAGTCGAACTCGTCGCCGAAGCCCATGTGCCGGGCCACATTACAGATCAGCTCCCAGTCGGGGCGCGCGTCACCGGCGGCGGGGATGCTCTGCTGCAACAGGGTCAGGTTGCGCTCGGAGTTGACCATGACGCCCTCGGCTTCGGCCCACAGCGTCGCCGGCAGCATGATGTCGGCGTAGGCGTTGGTCGCGGTGTCCTGGTAGGCGTCCTGCGTGATCACCAGCTCGGCGACCTGCAGGCCGTCGATGACGGTCTGCCGATTGGCCACGGAGGCAACAGGATTGGTACAGATGATCCATACGGCCTTGATGTCACCGGCGGCCAGTTGCCGGAACATCTCGATGGTGCCGGGGCCGACGTCGGTGCGGATGGTGCCGGGTTCCAGCCCCCACTGCTCTTCGGTGAACGCGCGGTCGTCGGCCGACGTCACGGCGCGCTGCCCGGGCAGACCCGGTCCCATGTAACCCATTTCGCGGCCGCCCATGGCGTTGGGCTGACCGGTCAGGGACATCGGACCGCTACCGGTGCGGCAGATGGCGCCGGTGGCCAGGTGCAGGTTGCAGATGGCATTGGTGTTCCAGGTGCCGTGCGTGCTCTGGTTCAGGCCCATGGTCCAGCACGACATCCACTCCCCTGCCTCGGCGATCATCTCGGCGGCGCGGCGGATGTCGGCTTCGGCGATACCGGTGATCTCGGCGACCTTCGCCGGCGGATAGTCGGCGAGGAACGCCGGCATGGCCTCCCAGCCCTCGGTGTGCGCGGCGATGAATTCGTGGTCTACCGCGCCACTTTCGACCAGGACATGAAGCAGGCCGTTGAGCAGCGCCAGGTCGGTTCCGGGTTTGATCTGCAGGAAGAGATCGGCCTTCTCCGCGGTCGTGGTGCGGCGCGGGTCGACGACGATCAGTTTGGCGCCCTTGGCCATGCGGTCGGCCATGCGCAGGAACAGGATCGGGTGGCAGTCGGCCATGTTGGCGCCGGTCACGAAAAACAGGTCGGCGGAATCGAAATCGGTGTACGACCCGGGCGGACCGTCGGCACCGAGCGACTGCTTGAAGCCGGTGCCGGCGCTCGCCATGCACAGCCGCGAGTTGGATTCGATGTGCACGGTACGGATGAAGCCCTTGGCCAGCTTGTTGGCCAGGTACTGGGCCTCGATGGTCATCTGGCCCGAAACGTACAGCGCCACGGCGTCGGGGCCGTGCTCGTCGATGATGGCCCGCAGCCGGCGGCCCGCTTCGGCGGTGGCGTCGTCGGTCGGGACGCTGACCGTCTCACCGTTGCGGCGCACCAGAGCGGTCGTCAGCCGGTCGTCATCGGCATGCATCAAGTCGGCATGGGTGGCGCCCTTGGTGCACAACCGGCCGAAGTTGGTGGGGTGCAAGCGGTCCCCGGATACGCGCGCGATCACGGGCAGCCCGGTACCGGCGTCGGGGCGGGTCTCGACCGAAATACCGCACCCGACACCGCAGTAGGAGCACGCGGTGCGCGTGGTGTGTGCTCCGGGGGGCGTCATGCCCTCAGTTCTACGGGCCGTCAATTCCGCAGCCGTTGCGCAACCATGTACTACGCGTCAACCCGAGCTCACATGGTCGTCAGGCCCTGGTGCGCAACATGTTTCATGCCGGAATCGTGACGGAAACCTGCCGGAAATCTGTGAGCTGCGTTACGCGGATCCGAATGAGTCGTTTGGCCAGTCTACGAGCAGAGTGCCGAAAACTGCGTCTGCGAGCGCGACCGCGTCGTCCTGCCCGACGACCAAGCCTTGCAACTCGGGACGGCGGTCGAGGTGGGACTGTGCGTGCAGCCGATCGAGGTGGAAGGTGATCGATCGGCAAGCGGTGGTCGCCAGCGTGCCACAGCCGCCGGCGTGCCCGACGACGACAACAGCGGTGGCGGGATGCCATATCCAGTCATCACCGCGACGCTCCACGCGAATCAGCGCTCCCGTATCAGGGTCGGCGGAGGTGATCATGGCGTCGGTACCGGTCATCAACGGAATCCCGAGCGCATCGATCGCACACATCGCGGCGACAGGCCCGTGGCCGGAGAGATGAACGGTGTGGCCCGTGGCCCGACGACAAAAGGGATACGCGATCTCGATGTATCCATCGTGGCCGGTATGCACGAGGTCCACTCCAGCCAGGTGCATCAGCGCTTCGTCCAGGTCGACCCCGACCGCGGCGGCGGTCGAGCGCAGGTCGTCCCGAACCACCTCGCCGTGATCGCGGAAACCGCGCAGTACTGCGCGGTGCAGCTCGCGCACCGGCGGCGGAAGCTGTTGAACGGCAGCGACGACCGATTGCGGTGTGCCGGAGCCAGTCTCGACCTGACCGTTCATGTGGGCGCGTAAGGCGTCCAGAACACGGTGCGATGTGGGCAGGTCGAGTCGGCACGCGTCACCGGTCGACTCGCCGGCGTCGGGGCGCATCACGTCGATGCCGTTCACGAGGACCGTCGGCGAGGGGTGGCTGCCGATCCGCTCGACAATCTGCGCCTCGATGCCGAGCGTGTTCAGGCAGTCGATGACCGTTTGTCTGGCGGCCTCGGCGTTCGGGCATCCCGGCGAGGTCAGTAGTTCGATCCGCATGACGGTCACCCCTGCGCGCCGGAGGTTGTCGTCGAAGCCACGGTTTCGATGTCCTGCAGAATCGGGCAGTCACGCTGGGCACGGGGCTGATCACAGGTACGGATCAGCCGAGCCAGCGCGTCACGCATAGCTGTGAGTTCGTCGATGCGCAGTTGCAGGTCGGCGATCCTGCGGTCAGCCATGGACCTGGCCTCTTCACATGCGGCTGGACCGCCGCCGGCCAGGTGTAGCAGCTCTTCGATGTCGTCGAGGGTGAATCCGAGCTGCTGAGAGCGCTTCACGAAGCGCACCACCCGCACCGCCTCGGGTGTGTATGCGCGATAGCCCGACCCGGTCCGCGCCGGTTCGGGCAGCAGGCCGCGCCGTTCGTAGTATCGGAGCGTTTGGGTATTGACCTGCGCCTGTTCGGCGACCTCGCTTGTCCTCACCTCACCAGCATGAACCCTGTACCCGGGTACCGGGTCAAGCCCCACCGGCGCCTTCGGGGCTCCACCCCGGTCCACGGAAGGTATATCCCCAGCGGTGCGTCCACGTTCGGGCGGCACGCACGTCGCGCCAGATTCCGGCGTATTCGTGCGTCGCCACCCGCAGTGGGTTGAACGTCTTGATGTTCTTGGTCAGACCGTAGACCACGCGCTCGCTTTCGGGCCGGAAACTTCCGAACAGCCGGTCCCAGATGATCAGGATGCCACCGTAATTGGTGTCCAGGTATTGGTCGTTGGAGCCGTGGTGCACTCGGTGGTGCGACGGCGTGTTCATGATCAATTCGATTGGCCGCCACATCTTTCCCACCCGCTCGGTGTGGATGAAGAACTGGTACAGCAGGCTCACCGACTGCTGCAGCAGGATCATCCACGGCGAGAAGCCGAGGAACGCCAAGGGCAACCAGAACGGCAGCGCCGTGAACGGCGTCCACGTCTGCCGCAGTGCGGTCGACAGGTTGTAGTGCTCGCTGGAGTGGTGCACGACGTGACTGGCCCAGAACACGCGAATCGTGTGGTGCGCGCGGTGGTACCAGTAGTAGACGAAGTCGTCGGCGACGAACAGCGCGACCCAGGTCAACGGGTTGTCGGCAGGCAGATGGACCGGCGCCACGAGGTACGCCGCGCTGAGCGCGGCCAGGACCACCAACTTCCAGCCGATGTTGATGATGACGTTGCCGATGCCCATGGTGAGACTCGTTCGGGAATCCCGGAGTTCGTAACCGACCTCGTCATCGTCCGGCAGGAAGCGGAAGGACAGCGCCTCAAGCACGAGGCAGATCACGAACACCGGTATGGCGTGCTGGATCAGATCGAACATGGGCAATGACTCCTACTGCCGAGCGGATAGGGTGTCGACGACGCGGCCCAGCAGCTCGTCGGCCACGCGGTAAGCGGCATCGGCGTCCCGCGCGACGAGGCGCTCGGCCAGCGTGATGTGGGCGTCGCGGTCGGCCAGTTCGGCGGCCGTGCCGAGGTCGGCGATCGATTCGAAGCCGATGTCGGCGAACGCCGCAACCAGCGTGTTCAGCGCCAGCCGGTAGGCCAGATTGCCGCTGCCGTCGATGATCGCGGTCCAGAATGTCAGGTCCACCGCGAACGATTCGTCGGTGCGCTGTGCCGGGTACGCCGCGGCCGCGGCGGCGATTGTCGCCAGCTGGTCGTCGGTGGCGTTGCGGGCGCACAGCCGGGCCGCGTCGGCGGCCACGGACCGGCGCATCACCATGATGTCGCGGGCGATCTGCAGGGCCGGCACGGCTCCGGTGGCAGCGAGGGTGCTGAGCACGTCCAGACCGGCCGTCTGCCGCCAGTCCTGGACCCGCGTCTTGCCGCCGTGGCTGATCCGCACCAGCCGGGCCTGCTGCAGCCGCTTGAGCGCTTCCCGGATGGCATGCCGGTTCACCGCGAAGGCCAGGGCCAGCTCGCGCTCGGACGGCAGTGCGTCGTCGACCGCGACGCGTCCGGACAGGATCTCGTCGACGAGGTGCGCGAAGACCGAGTCACTGACCGCTGACCGCGCGACAGGTGCGATGTCCATGGGGTCAATCATCGGATTGTCGGCGTTAACTGGTCAACTGGTTGGACCAGTTATCTGAATCACAAACACGAGAATGCCCCGCGGGAAACTCCCGCGGGGCATTCCGGCCGATTGACTAGGTAGCAGGCACGACCGCCCGGCCGACGTGCTCGCCGGTCGCCGCACGCAGGTGCGGCTGACGCAGGAACACGAACCAGGTGATGACACCGCACACCACGTAGAAGGCGAGGAACACCCAGAACGCGGTGGTCGCCGAGTGGGCGGGCCCGGCGTACGACGCCCGGAGCACGATGTTGACGAGCACGCCACCGAACGCACCGACCGCGCCGGCGAAGCCGATCAGCGCGCCGGACATGCTGCGCGACCACAAGGTCTTCTCCGCGGCACCCAACTCGTCCTTGCTCTGCGCCTTGGCCTCGAAGATCGACGGGATCATCTTGTACGTCGAGCCGTTACCGAGGCCGGTCAGGATGAACAGCACCATGAACGCCGTGATGTAGACGGCCATCTGGGCGCCCGTGGCCGGACCCTTGGTGGCGTCGTCCCACATGCCGCCGGCGACCAGGACGGCGGTGATGGCCGTCATCGCCCCGAAGGTGTACAGCGTGATCTTGCCGCCGCCGATCTTGTCGGCCAGCTTGCCGCCGAACGGACGCGAGATCGAGCCGAGCAGCGGGCCCAGGAAGGCGATCCACGCGGTGTGGATGGAGGCGTCGAAGTTGGCCTTGGCCAGTTCCTTGGCGGCTTCCTTCGGCAGCTTGGCCACCGACGCGACGTGGTACTTATCCAGCAGCGGCGCGACGTCCTGAGCGGTGAAGTTGATGTTCAGAATCTGGGTGAACGCGAAGCTGAACCCGATGAACGAACCGAACGTGCCGATGTAGAGGAAGCACATCACCCAAGAGTTGCGGAACTTCATGGCCTCGACCATCGCCGACAGGTTCGACTTCTGTCCCTGGATGTTGTCCATGAACAGCGCGGCGCCGAGGGCCGCGGCGGCCAGCAGCACCAGGTAGATGGCACAGACGACCTCGGGGCGACGGTTGCCGAGCGTGGCGATGGTGACCAGGCCGATGATCTGGATGACCGGGACGCCGATGTTGCCGCCGCCGGCGTTCAGGCCCAGCGCCCAGCCCTTCAGCCGCTGCGGGTAGAAGGCGTTGATGTTCGTCATCGACGATGCGAAGTTACCGCCACCAAAACCGGCGACCGCGGCGACGATCAGGAACGTCGTGTACGACGTACCCGGATGCATCATGAAGTACATGGTCAGCGCGCACGGGATCGCGAGCATCAAGGCGCTGAAGATCGTGAAGTTGCGGCCACCGAACTTGGCCGGTCCCACGGTGTAAGGAATGCGCATGAATGCGCCCACCGCGATCGGGACGGCACCCAGGACGAACTTGCCCAGCGCATCGATGCCGTAGACCGCCTGCGGCATGAACAGCACCATCACCGACCAGATGGACCACACCGAGAAGCCGACATGCTCGGCGAAGATCGACCAGATCAGGTTCCGCTTGGCGACGTCCTTGTTACCCGCGTCCCACGCAGCAACATCCTCAGCATCCCAGTGCTCGATGTCGCGGTTACGACTTAACAGACTCACAGTGCCTCCAGGCCTCCCAGTACGGAAATTGGTTGGCTACATATGTACGGACGCCCCATGCCGCAGCTGTTGCCCTTCGGTGTCAGCAAAGTCAATAGGCACTCACTTGGAGGACCCTGTGGTTGGTGACCCGCGTGATTCACAGCCGACGTTTAGACGCAACAAGCTCGAAATGTGGGGCGCGGACGCGCTGGCTGGTGCAGTGCCGCCGGCAACAGCGCCGATCAGGTGGGTTGATCCTGGCGGAAGAGGCCGAGGAGTACGTGAGTTCACTCGTGGTGACGATCCGCGGCGGTTGTTGAACTCAGGGACCTCCGGCGGCCGGCGAAAGTACCTGGCTTCAATTACGGCGGCTGAAACGCATGGCGACTGAAGCCACGTACTTCTCTGGCGAAGTCAACGGAAGAAAAAGCACCGCCGCGACGGGAATCCGTCGCGGCGGTGATCAGTGTGAAATTCGGGGCGTCTCAGGCCTTCTTGGCCTCGTCCTCGTCTGCCTTGGCTTCTTCGGTGCGTTCGGCTTCCTCGGCCTCTGGCTCGTCGGTCTCCTCGGCAGCGTCGTCGGCCTCGGACTCCTCCGATTCCGCGTCGGTCTCGTCGGTAGTCGCTTCGGCCTCGGCCTCGGGCTCGTCGGCCTCGGAGCTTTCGGCTTCGGCCGCTTCGGGCTCGTCAGACGACGCTTCGGGCTCGTCTTCCGAAACCTTCTCGGCCACAACCGTTTCGGGCTCGTCGGCCGGGTAGTCCTCGACAGGTTCCGCGGCCGCTTCTTCTTCCGCCGCGTCTTCTTCGCCGGCCTCGGTGGCCAGGGCGTCGTCGACATCGGGGACGGAGTCGGCCGCCGCACCGCCGCGCGAGCGTTCCCGCAGCGCGTCGACGATGAGCAGCAGCACCCCGATGACGCTGGCGCCGATACACACCCAGGCGATCAGCTCATTGCTGGTGACAATCGCGGTCACCAGCGCGGTCAGCCCGATGAGGGCAAGGACCAGGGCAATGATCAGCATTGGTCAGCCGTCAGCTGTTGCCCCGGTTGAACTGGCCGAAGCCAGCACCTTCGCCACCGGCCGCCGAATCGGCCGGAGCGGCAGAGCCACGCTGACCGAGCTCTTCGAGCTGGGACTCCAGGTAGGTCTTGAGACGCGTGCGGTACTCGCGCTCGAACGTGCGCAGCTGCTCGAGGCGGCCTTCCAGCACCGTGCGCTGCTGGTTGATGTTGCCCATGATCTCGGTGTGCTTGCGCTCGGCGTCGGCCTGCAGGGCGTCGGCCTTGTCCTGCGCCTGGCGCAGCTGCGCCTCCGAACGGGTCTGTGCGTCGGCCAGCATGGCCTCGGCGCGCGCCTTGGCGTCGGCGACCGTGGTCTCGGCGGTGCGCTTGGCATCGCTGACCAGGGCATCGGCCTGGGCGCGGGCGTCGGCGAGGGTCTTGTCGGCCTCGGCCTTCGCCGAACCGGTGAGACGGTCGGCAGTGTCCTGGGCCAGGCTCAGGACCTTGGCCGCACGGACGTGGTGGTCCTCGCCGACCGGTGCGGCGACAGGAGCGGCCACCGGCGCGGGTGCCGCGACGGGCTCCGGCTCGGGCGCGGGGGCGGGCGGGGTGTAGACCGGCGCCGCGACCGGCTGGCCGGTGCGGGCGGACTGGAGCTCGGCGTCGAGCTCGGCGACCCGCTGCCGCAGATCGCTGTTCTCTTCGATCAGCCGGGTCAGCTCGGTCTCGACGAGATCGAGGAATGCATCGACCTCATCCTCGTTATAACCGCGCTTGCCAATCGGCGGCTTGCTGAATGCGACGTTGTGGACGTCAGCCGGAGTTAGCGGCATCTTCTGCCCCCTTGCAGTCTGGACCGTCAATCGGTGTCAAAGTGTAGAGCGATCAAAGTGTAGAGCGATCGTGGAGTAACTGGCGTCCATCCTGTCACAGCAGACCCGGCGGTTGCAGGCGAGGTCCGGAATTAAGAACGAATTTCAATGTTTCATTGGAATTCGGCAACGCTGCCCGGCGCTCGACACCGAATTGACCAAAACGAAAGAAGCGCATTAATTACATAAATGTAATTAATGCGCTTCTGCAGGTCAGGGGAACGTCGCGGTCAGGCCCCGACCTGATCGAAAGACAGCCGCATGCCGATGAACACCACCATGAGCAGCACCACGATGGACAAGTCGACCCGGACCGGTCCGATGGTCAGCGGCGGGATCAAGCGCCGCAACAGCTTCACCGGAGGATCGGTCACCGTCATGATCACTTCGAGGATCACCACGGTCAGTCCCCTCGGCTGCCAGTCCCGGCTGAATCCGCGGATGAACTCCACCACCACACGGGCGATCAACAGCAGCCAGAAGACGAACAGCGCAAAACCCAGAATGTCGAAGAACAGGGTCAATGCAACAGACCTCACTAGCGCGGGAAAAGCGCCGACTGTTGTCGGCGCTTGAGAGCGAGCCTACCTAACGCAGACCCCTCCGGCCGGGGGCCGAAGGGGTCTTGCGTAGAGCTGTTCGGTGATACCAGGGGTGCTACTGGTAGCTGTAGAAGCCCGCCTCCGCGATCCGGCGACGCTCTTCGGCGCTGACGTCGACGTCGGCCGGCGAGAGCAGGAAGACCTTGGTGGCGACCTTGTCGAACGAACCGCGCAGCGCGAAGGCCAGGCCAGCCGCGAAGTCGACGAGGCGCTTGGCGTCGGCGTTGTCCATCGACACCAGGTCCATGATCACCGGGGTGCCGTCGCGGAAGCGCTCACCGATGGTGCGGGCCTCGCTGTAGTCCTTGGGACGCAGGGTCGTGATCTTGGCCAGGGCGCTGCCGGCCTCGAACAGCTCGGCCATGCGGCGGGGCTCCATGGCGACGGCGCCACGGGTGGCACCACGCAGGGTGTTGAAGCGCGGACGCTCGAACTCACGCGGGCCACGGGCGGGCATCTCGTCGTAGCCACCGCGGTAACCCATTGGGGCACTTTCGTATTCGCGGCCCATGCGGTCGTCGTAGCCGCGCGGCTCACCGCGGCCGTAGTCCTCGTCCTCGAAACGCTCGTCGCGGGGGCGGCGCGGGGCCTGGTAGGAGCGCGATGGACGCTCTTCGTCGTCGTAGTACTCGTCGTCATAGTCGTCCATCGGCGCCATACCGAAGTAGGCCTTGACCTTGTGCAGTGTGCTCATCGGATGCCCCTAGCTAAAAATGTGGTGTCTGGTGACTGTGATGTAAGTGTGACTGGAGTGACTACTCATGGTGACGTTAGAGGACGCGGTCCCATTAACGCGGTACCGACACGCACACACGTTGACCCGTGTCGCACTGCAACTTCCAGGTCATTCGACATGCCCGCGGACAGGCCCAGCCGGTATGGGTATTGCGTTTGGACCCTGAGCAATTCAGCCTCCAGTCGCGCAAACTCCGCGTCGGCCGCGCTGGCCAGCGGCGGGATCGCCATCAGGCCCGCCAGACCCAGGCCCGGCGCGGCATCCGCGGCAGCACACAGTTCGTCGACCAGGTCCGGTCGGTCCACCGGCACACCGCCGCGCGCCGGATCCCCGTCGAGGCTGACCTGGATATAGACCTGCAATGGCTCGGACCTGCGGCCTTGGTCCAATGCTTCGACCGCGCCGCGCGACAGCGTGGCGATCAACGGCGCGGTGTCGACCGAATGCGCCACCGCCGCCCAGCGCGCCACCGCCCGCGCTTTGTTGCGTTGAATTCGGCCGATCATGTGCCACCGAATTACATTGTTCGACTCTATGTTCGATGACGCATCCAACAATTCGCCGGGCGCTGTGATCAATTTCTTGTCCGACAACGCGGCCGAGACCTCGGCGACTTTGCCCGCCGCTTCCTGCTCCCGCGATTCACCGAATGCCCGGCAGCCCAATCCGAACAGTGCGACAACATCACTCGCCGGAAAGAATTTGGTGACCGGAAGAAATTCGATGTCGGCCCGATCCCGGCCGGCAGCCGCCGCGGCAGCGTCGATCCGCGCCTGAATCCGGGCCAGCGACGCGGCCAGTTCGGCCTCGCGCGGCGCGCCGGTCATTCCATCCACACCACCGACGCCAGCCGCCCGGTCGGGGCGCCACGTCGGTGGCTGAACAGATTCGGATCGTCGACCGTGCAGCGCGGGTCGATGTCGATGGCCTTGATACCCAGACCGGCCAGCTGCTTGGCGATGCCCGCCCGCAGATCCAGACCGACTGTGCCGCGCGCGGTGGTGGTGATACTGCCCGGCAGCACCGCCTCGACGTCGTCGGCCATCTCGTAGGGCACCTCATAGTTGCGCCCGCTGACCGCCGGGCCCAGCAGCACCGAGATGTCCTGCACCTGCGCACCGAGTTTCTGCATCGCCTCGACCGTGCGCAGCACCACGCCCTTCTGCGCGCCGACCCGTCCGGCATGCACGGCGCCCACCACACCAGCGCGTGCATCACCCAACAGCACCGGCACGCAGTCGGCCGTGATCACCGCGAGCGGAAGCCGCGGCGTCGCGGTGACCAGGGCGTCGGTGTTGTCGT from Mycolicibacterium phocaicum includes the following:
- a CDS encoding bifunctional nitrate reductase/sulfite reductase flavoprotein subunit alpha, whose amino-acid sequence is MTPPGAHTTRTACSYCGVGCGISVETRPDAGTGLPVIARVSGDRLHPTNFGRLCTKGATHADLMHADDDRLTTALVRRNGETVSVPTDDATAEAGRRLRAIIDEHGPDAVALYVSGQMTIEAQYLANKLAKGFIRTVHIESNSRLCMASAGTGFKQSLGADGPPGSYTDFDSADLFFVTGANMADCHPILFLRMADRMAKGAKLIVVDPRRTTTAEKADLFLQIKPGTDLALLNGLLHVLVESGAVDHEFIAAHTEGWEAMPAFLADYPPAKVAEITGIAEADIRRAAEMIAEAGEWMSCWTMGLNQSTHGTWNTNAICNLHLATGAICRTGSGPMSLTGQPNAMGGREMGYMGPGLPGQRAVTSADDRAFTEEQWGLEPGTIRTDVGPGTIEMFRQLAAGDIKAVWIICTNPVASVANRQTVIDGLQVAELVITQDAYQDTATNAYADIMLPATLWAEAEGVMVNSERNLTLLQQSIPAAGDARPDWELICNVARHMGFGDEFDYKSSEHVFAEIRQFANRRTGYDISGVTYERLRETPLQWPCPPDSGDRNPIRYLNDGISQDLFVGADGHQPRLAFPTPSRRAVFHARPHMDATELPDDEFPLVLNTGRLQHQWHTMTKTGKVEKLNKLTGKPFIEIHPTDAAGLGITDGAAVEVSSRRGTAVLPAVLTDRVRPGNCFAPFHWNDQQGDQLTINAVTNDAVDPDSLQPEFKVCAVRLAPVVVERAAAAVAAPTGTELHPLAAALGLAGPPALDDTEKVYLSGFFSGIGHSTGVPVLPASAPVSPVVRLWVDGALAGAHSVSAPVAAIDVRPEPEAAPSGPLVLWASQTGTAEEFAAGLAAKIAGARLQVLDDTALDDVAAAGEVLVVTSTFGDGGPPDNGADFWARLSAADAPDLSGLRYSVLGIGDRAYDNFCGYAKSLDGRFTELGATALLDRADCEAYDDEPIAQWSDAVVELAAAAPSAPTAPVAPAAPAKPAPKPAKPFTRNSPLPVPLCRNTLLTTGGTKEVRQIGFDLSGHDVSYGVGDALGVVVANCPETVSAWLAATGLSGDEVIEIDGGEAALRDALTTSYDICKVSPTLINFLAERSRAKVLRAPREERDRWLDGRTGLDLVEEFKVRAEPEEWRDALVRLAPRSYSISSSPLVSPDEVQLTVSVVRYEGARGGIRHGVASTYLADRAQTVPVFLQSAPHFRPPEDALTPMIMVGPGTGIAPFRGFLHERRALGHTGRNWLFFGDQHRAENYYYQDELEAFAADGLLTRLDTAFSRDQARRVYVQHRMREHGEILWRWLEDGAHFYVCGDAARMAKDVDVTLTNIIKAHGGMSESAAHEYKRELIADKRYVRDVY
- the merB gene encoding alkylmercury lyase family protein; the protein is MRIELLTSPGCPNAEAARQTVIDCLNTLGIEAQIVERIGSHPSPTVLVNGIDVMRPDAGESTGDACRLDLPTSHRVLDALRAHMNGQVETGSGTPQSVVAAVQQLPPPVRELHRAVLRGFRDHGEVVRDDLRSTAAAVGVDLDEALMHLAGVDLVHTGHDGYIEIAYPFCRRATGHTVHLSGHGPVAAMCAIDALGIPLMTGTDAMITSADPDTGALIRVERRGDDWIWHPATAVVVVGHAGGCGTLATTACRSITFHLDRLHAQSHLDRRPELQGLVVGQDDAVALADAVFGTLLVDWPNDSFGSA
- a CDS encoding MerR family transcriptional regulator codes for the protein MRTSEVAEQAQVNTQTLRYYERRGLLPEPARTGSGYRAYTPEAVRVVRFVKRSQQLGFTLDDIEELLHLAGGGPAACEEARSMADRRIADLQLRIDELTAMRDALARLIRTCDQPRAQRDCPILQDIETVASTTTSGAQG
- a CDS encoding sterol desaturase family protein, producing MFDLIQHAIPVFVICLVLEALSFRFLPDDDEVGYELRDSRTSLTMGIGNVIINIGWKLVVLAALSAAYLVAPVHLPADNPLTWVALFVADDFVYYWYHRAHHTIRVFWASHVVHHSSEHYNLSTALRQTWTPFTALPFWLPLAFLGFSPWMILLQQSVSLLYQFFIHTERVGKMWRPIELIMNTPSHHRVHHGSNDQYLDTNYGGILIIWDRLFGSFRPESERVVYGLTKNIKTFNPLRVATHEYAGIWRDVRAARTWTHRWGYTFRGPGWSPEGAGGA
- a CDS encoding FadR/GntR family transcriptional regulator, producing the protein MDIAPVARSAVSDSVFAHLVDEILSGRVAVDDALPSERELALAFAVNRHAIREALKRLQQARLVRISHGGKTRVQDWRQTAGLDVLSTLAATGAVPALQIARDIMVMRRSVAADAARLCARNATDDQLATIAAAAAAYPAQRTDESFAVDLTFWTAIIDGSGNLAYRLALNTLVAAFADIGFESIADLGTAAELADRDAHITLAERLVARDADAAYRVADELLGRVVDTLSARQ